The following proteins come from a genomic window of Limnohabitans sp. 103DPR2:
- the atpE gene encoding F0F1 ATP synthase subunit C, which produces MEHVLGYVALAAGLIIGMGAIGACIGIGIMGSKYLEAAARQPELMNELQTKMFLLAGLIDAAFLIGVGIAMMFAFANPFVLK; this is translated from the coding sequence ATGGAACACGTTCTCGGTTACGTCGCTTTGGCAGCTGGTCTCATCATCGGCATGGGCGCGATTGGCGCTTGTATCGGTATCGGCATCATGGGCAGCAAATACCTCGAAGCAGCTGCTCGTCAACCTGAGTTGATGAACGAACTTCAAACCAAAATGTTCTTGTTGGCTGGTTTGATCGACGCGGCTTTCCTGATTGGCGTTGGTATCGCCATGATGTTCGCTTTCGCGAATCCGTTTGTTCTGAAGTAA
- a CDS encoding F0F1 ATP synthase subunit delta, which translates to MAELATIARPYADALFKAQSADLAGTAAWLDELAAVASNSQLLQFSENPKVTDAQVFDLISGVVKTALPAAGQNFLRLAIENRRLSALPEIASQFRALKNAQGGTADAIVHSAFPIDAAALADLSGTLEKRFGRKLNVSVEVDASLIGGVRVVVGDEVLDTSVKARLEQMKVALTA; encoded by the coding sequence ATGGCAGAACTTGCAACCATCGCCCGCCCTTACGCTGATGCGCTTTTCAAAGCGCAATCGGCCGACCTTGCGGGTACTGCAGCTTGGCTCGACGAGCTTGCCGCAGTTGCGAGCAACTCGCAACTGTTGCAATTCTCTGAAAACCCCAAGGTGACCGACGCGCAAGTGTTCGATCTGATTTCTGGTGTCGTGAAAACCGCGTTGCCAGCAGCAGGTCAAAACTTCTTGCGTTTGGCCATTGAAAACCGCCGTCTTAGTGCATTGCCCGAAATTGCCAGCCAATTTCGCGCACTTAAAAATGCACAAGGTGGCACCGCCGATGCGATCGTTCACAGTGCTTTCCCCATTGATGCAGCCGCTTTGGCTGATCTGTCTGGAACACTGGAAAAGCGTTTTGGCCGCAAACTCAACGTCAGCGTTGAGGTCGATGCGTCACTGATTGGTGGCGTGCGCGTGGTCGTTGGGGACGAAGTGTTAGATACCTCCGTCAAGGCCCGTCTGGAACAAATGAAAGTGGCCCTCACTGCTTAA
- a CDS encoding F0F1 ATP synthase subunit B has translation MSINATLFVQAIVFAILVWFTMKFVWPPLAAALDERAQKIADGLAAADKAKSELAAANQRVEAELATSRNETASRLADAERRALTIIEEAKARATEEGNKIIAAAKAEAEQQTVNARETLREQVAALAVKGAEQILRKEVNAGVHADLLNRLKTEL, from the coding sequence GTGAGTATCAATGCAACCCTGTTTGTTCAAGCCATTGTTTTTGCAATTCTGGTTTGGTTCACGATGAAATTCGTGTGGCCACCCCTTGCAGCCGCATTGGATGAACGAGCTCAAAAAATCGCCGACGGCCTCGCCGCTGCTGACAAAGCCAAATCAGAACTCGCTGCTGCAAACCAGCGCGTGGAAGCTGAATTGGCCACCTCACGCAACGAAACGGCTTCTCGCTTGGCTGACGCCGAGCGCCGTGCTTTGACGATCATCGAAGAAGCCAAAGCCCGTGCCACTGAAGAAGGCAACAAGATCATTGCTGCAGCGAAAGCTGAAGCAGAGCAACAAACGGTGAATGCCCGTGAAACTTTGCGCGAGCAAGTTGCGGCATTGGCTGTGAAGGGCGCCGAGCAGATTCTCCGCAAGGAAGTCAATGCGGGTGTTCATGCTGATCTGTTGAACCGTCTGAAGACCGAGCTGTAA
- the atpA gene encoding F0F1 ATP synthase subunit alpha: protein MQLNPAEISELIKSRIQGLSSDADIRNQGTVVSVTDGIVRVHGLSDVMQGEMLEFPATAAGVATFGLALNLERDSVGAVILGEYEHISEGDTVKCTGRILEVPVGPELIGRVVNALGQPIDGKGPINAKMTDVIEKVAPGVIARKSVDQPMQTGLKSIDSMVPVGRGQRELIIGDRQTGKTAVAIDAIINQKGQNMTCVYVAIGQKASSIKNVVRALEQAGAMAYTIVVAASASESAAMQYVSAYSGCTMGEYFRDRGEDALIVYDDLSKQAVAYRQVSLLLRRPPGREAYPGDVFYLHSRLLERAARVNADYVEAFTKGAVKGKTGSLTALPIIETQAGDVSAFVPTNVISITDGQIFLETSLFNAGIRPAINAGISVSRVGSSAQTKVIKGQSGGIRTDLAQYRELAAFAQFASDLDESTRKQLDRGARVTELLKQAQYSPQSISLMGASLFAVNKGFMDDVDVKKILSFESGLHAYLKDKCAALLAKIEETKALDKDAEAELNAAVAAFKKTFA from the coding sequence ATGCAACTCAATCCAGCAGAAATTTCTGAGCTGATCAAGAGCCGAATCCAAGGTTTGTCTTCTGATGCAGACATCCGCAACCAAGGCACTGTGGTGTCCGTGACTGACGGTATCGTGCGCGTGCACGGTTTGTCAGACGTGATGCAAGGCGAGATGCTTGAGTTCCCCGCTACTGCCGCAGGTGTTGCCACCTTCGGTTTGGCTTTGAACTTGGAGCGTGACTCTGTCGGCGCCGTGATTTTGGGTGAGTACGAGCACATCTCTGAAGGCGACACTGTCAAATGTACAGGCCGCATTTTGGAAGTGCCCGTGGGTCCCGAGCTGATTGGCCGTGTGGTCAACGCTTTGGGTCAGCCGATTGACGGCAAAGGCCCCATCAACGCCAAGATGACCGACGTGATCGAAAAGGTTGCGCCTGGTGTGATCGCTCGTAAATCAGTTGACCAGCCAATGCAAACTGGCTTGAAGTCCATTGACTCCATGGTGCCCGTGGGCCGTGGTCAGCGTGAATTGATCATTGGTGACCGTCAGACTGGTAAAACAGCTGTGGCCATCGACGCCATCATCAACCAAAAAGGTCAGAACATGACCTGCGTGTACGTGGCGATTGGTCAAAAAGCTTCTTCCATCAAGAACGTGGTTCGCGCGTTGGAACAAGCTGGCGCCATGGCTTACACCATCGTGGTGGCTGCCTCCGCTTCTGAATCTGCAGCGATGCAATACGTGTCAGCCTACTCTGGTTGCACCATGGGCGAGTACTTCCGCGACCGCGGCGAAGACGCATTGATCGTTTATGACGATCTGTCCAAGCAAGCTGTGGCTTACCGTCAAGTGTCATTGCTTTTGCGCCGTCCACCAGGCCGCGAAGCTTACCCTGGCGACGTGTTCTATCTCCACAGCCGTTTGCTCGAGCGTGCAGCCCGCGTGAATGCCGACTACGTCGAAGCTTTCACCAAAGGCGCTGTCAAAGGCAAAACAGGTTCGCTCACAGCTTTGCCAATCATTGAGACGCAAGCCGGCGACGTGTCTGCCTTCGTGCCAACCAACGTGATTTCGATTACCGACGGCCAGATCTTCTTGGAAACATCACTGTTCAACGCTGGTATTCGTCCCGCGATTAACGCTGGTATTTCTGTGTCTCGCGTGGGTAGCTCGGCTCAAACCAAAGTCATCAAGGGTCAGTCTGGCGGTATCCGTACCGACTTGGCGCAGTACCGTGAATTGGCTGCGTTCGCGCAGTTCGCTTCTGACTTGGACGAATCCACACGCAAACAACTCGACCGCGGTGCCCGCGTGACAGAACTCTTGAAGCAGGCGCAGTACAGCCCACAATCCATCAGCTTGATGGGTGCTTCTTTGTTCGCCGTCAACAAAGGTTTCATGGACGACGTGGACGTGAAGAAAATTCTGTCCTTCGAAAGCGGTTTGCACGCGTACCTCAAAGATAAATGTGCCGCTTTGTTGGCCAAGATCGAAGAGACCAAAGCTTTGGACAAAGACGCCGAAGCCGAGTTGAACGCTGCTGTTGCTGCATTCAAGAAAACTTTTGCTTAA